From a region of the Canis lupus dingo isolate Sandy chromosome 5, ASM325472v2, whole genome shotgun sequence genome:
- the SPNS2 gene encoding sphingosine-1-phosphate transporter SPNS2 isoform X7, giving the protein MMCLECASAAAGGAEEEEADAERRRRRRGAQRGAGGGGCCGARAVGAAGAAVADDEVQTLSGSVRRAPSGPPGAPGCAAAAKGPGAQQPKPASSGRGRGAAAAILSLGNVLNYLDRYTVAGVLLDIQQHFGVKDRGAGLLQSVFICSFMVAAPIFGYLGDRFNRKVILSCGIFFWSAVTFSSSFIPQQHFWLLVLSRGLVGIGEASYSTIAPTIIGDLFTKNTRTLMLSVFYFAIPLGSGLGYITGSSVKQAAGDWHWALRVSPIVGMITGTLILILVPATRRGPADQLGGQLKVRTSWLRDMKALIRNRSYVFSSLATSAVSFATGALGMWIPLYLHRAQVVQKSAETCSSPPCGARDSLIFGAITCFTGFLGVVTGAGATRWCRLRTQRADPLVCAVGMLGSAIFICLIFVAAKSSIMGAYICIFVGETLLFSNWAITADILMYVVIPTRRATAVALQSFTSHLLGDAGSPYLIGFISDLIRQSTKDSPLWEFLSLGYALMLCPFVVVLGGMFFLATALFFLGDRAKAEQQVNQLVMPPASIKV; this is encoded by the exons ATGATGTGCCTGGAATGCgcctcggcggcggcgggcggcgcggaggaggaggaggcggacgCTGAGCGGCGGCGCCGGCGCCGGGGGGCGCAGCGAGGGGCTGGAGGCGGCGGCTGCTGCGGGGCGCGGGCGGTGGGCGCTGCTGGCGCGGCGGTGGCCGACGACGAGGTGCAGACGCTGTCGGGCAGCGTGAGGCGGGCCCCGTCTGGaccccccggcgcccccggctGCGCAGCCGCTGCCAAGGGCCCCGGCGCTCAACAGCCCAAACCCGCCAGCTCGGGCCGCGggcgcggggccgccgccgccatcCTCAGCTTGGGCAACGTGCTCAACTACCTGGACAGGTACACCGTGGCAG GCGTCCTTCTGGACATCCAGCAGCACTTTGGGGTCAAGGATCGAGGCGCTGGTTTGCTGCAGTCAG TGTTCATCTGCAGCTTTATGGTGGCTGCCCCCATCTTTGGCTACCTGGGTGACCGCTTCAACAGGAAGGTGATCCTCAGCTGCGGCATCTTCTTCTGGTCGGCTGtcaccttctccagctccttcatCCCCCAGCAG CACTTCTGGCTGCTGGTGCTGTCGCGGGGGCTGGTGGGCATCGGCGAGGCCAGCTACTCCACCATCGCGCCCACCATCATCGGCGACCTCTTCACCAAGAACACGCGCACGCTCATGCTTTCCGTGTTTTACTTTGCCATCCCGCTGGGCAG CGGCCTGGGCTACATCACAGGCTCCAGCGTCAAGCAGGCAGCCGGAGATTGGCACTGGGCCCTGCGG gtgtcccccatcgTGGGCATGATCACAGGAACGCTCATCCTCATCCTGGTCCCAGCCACGAGGAGGGGCCCTGCAGACCAGCTGGGGGGGCAGCTGAAGGTGCGCACCTCGTGGCTCCGTGACATGAAGGCCCTGATCCGCAA CCGCAGCTACGTCTTCTCCTCCTTGGCCACGTCGGCCGTGTCCTTCGCCACAGGGGCTCTGGGCATGTGGATCCCCCTGTACCTGCACCGCGCGCAGGTCGTGCAGAAGTCGGCGGAGACCTGCAGCAGCCCGCCGTGCGGGGCCAGGGACAG CCTCATCTTCGGAGCCATCACCTGCTTTACTGGCTTCCTGGGCGTGGTCACGGGGGCAGGAGCCACGCGCTGGTGCCGCCTGCGGACTCAGCGGGCTGACCCGCTGGTGTGCGCCGTGGGCATGCTGGGCTCTGCCATCTTCATCTGCCTCATTTTCGTGGCTGCCAAGAGTAGCATCATGGGCGCCTAC ATCTGCATCTTTGTTGGGGAGACGCTGCTGTTTTCTAATTGGGCCATCACGGCAGACATCCTCATG TACGTGGTCATCCCCACGCGAAGGGCCACGGCCGTCGCCCTGCAGAGCTTCACCTCTCACCTGCTGGGGGACGCGGGGAGCCCCTACCTCATCGGCTTT ATCTCGGACCTGATCCGCCAGAGCACCAAGGACTCCCCACTCTGGGAGTTCCTGAGCCTGGGCTACGCCCTCATGCTCTGCCCCTTCGTGGTGGTCCTGGGCGGCATGTTCTTCCTGGCCACGGCCCTCTTCTTCCTGGGCGACCGCGCCAAGGCCGAGCAGCA GGTGAACCAGCTGGTGATGCCGCCCGCCTCCATCAAAGTCTGA
- the SPNS2 gene encoding sphingosine-1-phosphate transporter SPNS2 isoform X6 — protein sequence MMCLECASAAAGGAEEEEADAERRRRRRGAQRGAGGGGCCGARAVGAAGAAVADDEVQTLSGSVRRAPSGPPGAPGCAAAAKGPGAQQPKPASSGRGRGAAAAILSLGNVLNYLDRYTVAGVLLDIQQHFGVKDRGAGLLQSVFICSFMVAAPIFGYLGDRFNRKVILSCGIFFWSAVTFSSSFIPQQHFWLLVLSRGLVGIGEASYSTIAPTIIGDLFTKNTRTLMLSVFYFAIPLGSGLGYITGSSVKQAAGDWHWALRVSPIVGMITGTLILILVPATRRGPADQLGGQLKVRTSWLRDMKALIRNRSYVFSSLATSAVSFATGALGMWIPLYLHRAQVVQKSAETCSSPPCGARDSLIFGAITCFTGFLGVVTGAGATRWCRLRTQRADPLVCAVGMLGSAIFICLIFVAAKSSIMGAYICIFVGETLLFSNWAITADILMYVVIPTRRATAVALQSFTSHLLGDAGSPYLIGFISDLIRQSTKDSPLWEFLSLGYALMLCPFVVVLGGMFFLATALFFLGDRAKAEQQSLPGTSGQPAPEMRCARSVPGPGRR from the exons ATGATGTGCCTGGAATGCgcctcggcggcggcgggcggcgcggaggaggaggaggcggacgCTGAGCGGCGGCGCCGGCGCCGGGGGGCGCAGCGAGGGGCTGGAGGCGGCGGCTGCTGCGGGGCGCGGGCGGTGGGCGCTGCTGGCGCGGCGGTGGCCGACGACGAGGTGCAGACGCTGTCGGGCAGCGTGAGGCGGGCCCCGTCTGGaccccccggcgcccccggctGCGCAGCCGCTGCCAAGGGCCCCGGCGCTCAACAGCCCAAACCCGCCAGCTCGGGCCGCGggcgcggggccgccgccgccatcCTCAGCTTGGGCAACGTGCTCAACTACCTGGACAGGTACACCGTGGCAG GCGTCCTTCTGGACATCCAGCAGCACTTTGGGGTCAAGGATCGAGGCGCTGGTTTGCTGCAGTCAG TGTTCATCTGCAGCTTTATGGTGGCTGCCCCCATCTTTGGCTACCTGGGTGACCGCTTCAACAGGAAGGTGATCCTCAGCTGCGGCATCTTCTTCTGGTCGGCTGtcaccttctccagctccttcatCCCCCAGCAG CACTTCTGGCTGCTGGTGCTGTCGCGGGGGCTGGTGGGCATCGGCGAGGCCAGCTACTCCACCATCGCGCCCACCATCATCGGCGACCTCTTCACCAAGAACACGCGCACGCTCATGCTTTCCGTGTTTTACTTTGCCATCCCGCTGGGCAG CGGCCTGGGCTACATCACAGGCTCCAGCGTCAAGCAGGCAGCCGGAGATTGGCACTGGGCCCTGCGG gtgtcccccatcgTGGGCATGATCACAGGAACGCTCATCCTCATCCTGGTCCCAGCCACGAGGAGGGGCCCTGCAGACCAGCTGGGGGGGCAGCTGAAGGTGCGCACCTCGTGGCTCCGTGACATGAAGGCCCTGATCCGCAA CCGCAGCTACGTCTTCTCCTCCTTGGCCACGTCGGCCGTGTCCTTCGCCACAGGGGCTCTGGGCATGTGGATCCCCCTGTACCTGCACCGCGCGCAGGTCGTGCAGAAGTCGGCGGAGACCTGCAGCAGCCCGCCGTGCGGGGCCAGGGACAG CCTCATCTTCGGAGCCATCACCTGCTTTACTGGCTTCCTGGGCGTGGTCACGGGGGCAGGAGCCACGCGCTGGTGCCGCCTGCGGACTCAGCGGGCTGACCCGCTGGTGTGCGCCGTGGGCATGCTGGGCTCTGCCATCTTCATCTGCCTCATTTTCGTGGCTGCCAAGAGTAGCATCATGGGCGCCTAC ATCTGCATCTTTGTTGGGGAGACGCTGCTGTTTTCTAATTGGGCCATCACGGCAGACATCCTCATG TACGTGGTCATCCCCACGCGAAGGGCCACGGCCGTCGCCCTGCAGAGCTTCACCTCTCACCTGCTGGGGGACGCGGGGAGCCCCTACCTCATCGGCTTT ATCTCGGACCTGATCCGCCAGAGCACCAAGGACTCCCCACTCTGGGAGTTCCTGAGCCTGGGCTACGCCCTCATGCTCTGCCCCTTCGTGGTGGTCCTGGGCGGCATGTTCTTCCTGGCCACGGCCCTCTTCTTCCTGGGCGACCGCGCCAAGGCCGAGCAGCA GTCCCTGCCCGGCACGTCCGGCCAGCCGGCACCCGAGATGCGATGCGCCAGATCAGTGCCCGGGCCCGGCCGCCGCTGA
- the SPNS2 gene encoding sphingosine-1-phosphate transporter SPNS2 isoform X1, translated as MMCLECASAAAGGAEEEEADAERRRRRRGAQRGAGGGGCCGARAVGAAGAAVADDEVQTLSGSVRRAPSGPPGAPGCAAAAKGPGAQQPKPASSGRGRGAAAAILSLGNVLNYLDRYTVAGVLLDIQQHFGVKDRGAGLLQSVFICSFMVAAPIFGYLGDRFNRKVILSCGIFFWSAVTFSSSFIPQQHFWLLVLSRGLVGIGEASYSTIAPTIIGDLFTKNTRTLMLSVFYFAIPLGSGLGYITGSSVKQAAGDWHWALRVSPIVGMITGTLILILVPATRRGPADQLGGQLKVRTSWLRDMKALIRNRSYVFSSLATSAVSFATGALGMWIPLYLHRAQVVQKSAETCSSPPCGARDSLIFGAITCFTGFLGVVTGAGATRWCRLRTQRADPLVCAVGMLGSAIFICLIFVAAKSSIMGAYICIFVGETLLFSNWAITADILMYVVIPTRRATAVALQSFTSHLLGDAGSPYLIGFISDLIRQSTKDSPLWEFLSLGYALMLCPFVVVLGGMFFLATALFFLGDRAKAEQQALPPSPGADEVPARHVRPAGTRDAMRQISARARPPLIRHLDPRPSLPQGEPAGDAARLHQSLRPCLWAGEEPSLSYSGGISRHPSPAGQSQSHLCDPRPGTHPLWSGPGQWPWLHQVVASPSVEGCVWGSHAVRQTPSPGARLQGAWHLWRKQPPVGVWGTPSLSPRDGALGKPPASPGCGAGQLDFPTWQL; from the exons ATGATGTGCCTGGAATGCgcctcggcggcggcgggcggcgcggaggaggaggaggcggacgCTGAGCGGCGGCGCCGGCGCCGGGGGGCGCAGCGAGGGGCTGGAGGCGGCGGCTGCTGCGGGGCGCGGGCGGTGGGCGCTGCTGGCGCGGCGGTGGCCGACGACGAGGTGCAGACGCTGTCGGGCAGCGTGAGGCGGGCCCCGTCTGGaccccccggcgcccccggctGCGCAGCCGCTGCCAAGGGCCCCGGCGCTCAACAGCCCAAACCCGCCAGCTCGGGCCGCGggcgcggggccgccgccgccatcCTCAGCTTGGGCAACGTGCTCAACTACCTGGACAGGTACACCGTGGCAG GCGTCCTTCTGGACATCCAGCAGCACTTTGGGGTCAAGGATCGAGGCGCTGGTTTGCTGCAGTCAG TGTTCATCTGCAGCTTTATGGTGGCTGCCCCCATCTTTGGCTACCTGGGTGACCGCTTCAACAGGAAGGTGATCCTCAGCTGCGGCATCTTCTTCTGGTCGGCTGtcaccttctccagctccttcatCCCCCAGCAG CACTTCTGGCTGCTGGTGCTGTCGCGGGGGCTGGTGGGCATCGGCGAGGCCAGCTACTCCACCATCGCGCCCACCATCATCGGCGACCTCTTCACCAAGAACACGCGCACGCTCATGCTTTCCGTGTTTTACTTTGCCATCCCGCTGGGCAG CGGCCTGGGCTACATCACAGGCTCCAGCGTCAAGCAGGCAGCCGGAGATTGGCACTGGGCCCTGCGG gtgtcccccatcgTGGGCATGATCACAGGAACGCTCATCCTCATCCTGGTCCCAGCCACGAGGAGGGGCCCTGCAGACCAGCTGGGGGGGCAGCTGAAGGTGCGCACCTCGTGGCTCCGTGACATGAAGGCCCTGATCCGCAA CCGCAGCTACGTCTTCTCCTCCTTGGCCACGTCGGCCGTGTCCTTCGCCACAGGGGCTCTGGGCATGTGGATCCCCCTGTACCTGCACCGCGCGCAGGTCGTGCAGAAGTCGGCGGAGACCTGCAGCAGCCCGCCGTGCGGGGCCAGGGACAG CCTCATCTTCGGAGCCATCACCTGCTTTACTGGCTTCCTGGGCGTGGTCACGGGGGCAGGAGCCACGCGCTGGTGCCGCCTGCGGACTCAGCGGGCTGACCCGCTGGTGTGCGCCGTGGGCATGCTGGGCTCTGCCATCTTCATCTGCCTCATTTTCGTGGCTGCCAAGAGTAGCATCATGGGCGCCTAC ATCTGCATCTTTGTTGGGGAGACGCTGCTGTTTTCTAATTGGGCCATCACGGCAGACATCCTCATG TACGTGGTCATCCCCACGCGAAGGGCCACGGCCGTCGCCCTGCAGAGCTTCACCTCTCACCTGCTGGGGGACGCGGGGAGCCCCTACCTCATCGGCTTT ATCTCGGACCTGATCCGCCAGAGCACCAAGGACTCCCCACTCTGGGAGTTCCTGAGCCTGGGCTACGCCCTCATGCTCTGCCCCTTCGTGGTGGTCCTGGGCGGCATGTTCTTCCTGGCCACGGCCCTCTTCTTCCTGGGCGACCGCGCCAAGGCCGAGCAGCA ggCTCTCCCACCTTCCCCTGGGGCTGACGAGGTCCCTGCCCGGCACGTCCGGCCAGCCGGCACCCGAGATGCGATGCGCCAGATCAGTGCCCGGGCCCGGCCGCCGCTGATCCGCCACCTTGACCCCCGCCCGTCTCTCCCCCAGGGTGAACCAGCTGGTGATGCCGCCCGCCTCCATCAAAGTCTGAGGCC GTGCCTATGGGCCGGCGAGGAACCCTCACTGTCCTACTCGGGAGGCATCTCACGGCATCCCAGCCCTGCGGGGCAGTCTCAAAGCCACTTGTGCGACCCGAGGCCAGGCACCCACCCTCTCTGGTCTGGGCCTGGGCAGTGGCCGTGGCTGCACCAGGTCGTGGCCTCACCCAGCGTGGAAGGCTGTGTGTGGGGGAGCCACGCAGTCAGACAGACGCCCAGCCCTGGGGCCAGACTGCAGGGTGCATGGCACCTATGGCGAAAGCAGCCCCCAGTGGGTGTGTGGGGCACACCCAGCCTGTCGCCACGTGATGGGGCCCTGGGCAAGCCTCCAGCCTCCCCAGGCTGTGGGGCCGGACAGCTGGACTTTCCCACATGGCAGCTCTGA
- the SPNS2 gene encoding sphingosine-1-phosphate transporter SPNS2 isoform X3, protein MMCLECASAAAGGAEEEEADAERRRRRRGAQRGAGGGGCCGARAVGAAGAAVADDEVQTLSGSVRRAPSGPPGAPGCAAAAKGPGAQQPKPASSGRGRGAAAAILSLGNVLNYLDRYTVAGVLLDIQQHFGVKDRGAGLLQSVFICSFMVAAPIFGYLGDRFNRKVILSCGIFFWSAVTFSSSFIPQQHFWLLVLSRGLVGIGEASYSTIAPTIIGDLFTKNTRTLMLSVFYFAIPLGSGLGYITGSSVKQAAGDWHWALRVSPIVGMITGTLILILVPATRRGPADQLGGQLKVRTSWLRDMKALIRNRSYVFSSLATSAVSFATGALGMWIPLYLHRAQVVQKSAETCSSPPCGARDSLIFGAITCFTGFLGVVTGAGATRWCRLRTQRADPLVCAVGMLGSAIFICLIFVAAKSSIMGAYICIFVGETLLFSNWAITADILMYVVIPTRRATAVALQSFTSHLLGDAGSPYLIGFGEPAGDAARLHQSLRPCLWAGEEPSLSYSGGISRHPSPAGQSQSHLCDPRPGTHPLWSGPGQWPWLHQVVASPSVEGCVWGSHAVRQTPSPGARLQGAWHLWRKQPPVGVWGTPSLSPRDGALGKPPASPGCGAGQLDFPTWQL, encoded by the exons ATGATGTGCCTGGAATGCgcctcggcggcggcgggcggcgcggaggaggaggaggcggacgCTGAGCGGCGGCGCCGGCGCCGGGGGGCGCAGCGAGGGGCTGGAGGCGGCGGCTGCTGCGGGGCGCGGGCGGTGGGCGCTGCTGGCGCGGCGGTGGCCGACGACGAGGTGCAGACGCTGTCGGGCAGCGTGAGGCGGGCCCCGTCTGGaccccccggcgcccccggctGCGCAGCCGCTGCCAAGGGCCCCGGCGCTCAACAGCCCAAACCCGCCAGCTCGGGCCGCGggcgcggggccgccgccgccatcCTCAGCTTGGGCAACGTGCTCAACTACCTGGACAGGTACACCGTGGCAG GCGTCCTTCTGGACATCCAGCAGCACTTTGGGGTCAAGGATCGAGGCGCTGGTTTGCTGCAGTCAG TGTTCATCTGCAGCTTTATGGTGGCTGCCCCCATCTTTGGCTACCTGGGTGACCGCTTCAACAGGAAGGTGATCCTCAGCTGCGGCATCTTCTTCTGGTCGGCTGtcaccttctccagctccttcatCCCCCAGCAG CACTTCTGGCTGCTGGTGCTGTCGCGGGGGCTGGTGGGCATCGGCGAGGCCAGCTACTCCACCATCGCGCCCACCATCATCGGCGACCTCTTCACCAAGAACACGCGCACGCTCATGCTTTCCGTGTTTTACTTTGCCATCCCGCTGGGCAG CGGCCTGGGCTACATCACAGGCTCCAGCGTCAAGCAGGCAGCCGGAGATTGGCACTGGGCCCTGCGG gtgtcccccatcgTGGGCATGATCACAGGAACGCTCATCCTCATCCTGGTCCCAGCCACGAGGAGGGGCCCTGCAGACCAGCTGGGGGGGCAGCTGAAGGTGCGCACCTCGTGGCTCCGTGACATGAAGGCCCTGATCCGCAA CCGCAGCTACGTCTTCTCCTCCTTGGCCACGTCGGCCGTGTCCTTCGCCACAGGGGCTCTGGGCATGTGGATCCCCCTGTACCTGCACCGCGCGCAGGTCGTGCAGAAGTCGGCGGAGACCTGCAGCAGCCCGCCGTGCGGGGCCAGGGACAG CCTCATCTTCGGAGCCATCACCTGCTTTACTGGCTTCCTGGGCGTGGTCACGGGGGCAGGAGCCACGCGCTGGTGCCGCCTGCGGACTCAGCGGGCTGACCCGCTGGTGTGCGCCGTGGGCATGCTGGGCTCTGCCATCTTCATCTGCCTCATTTTCGTGGCTGCCAAGAGTAGCATCATGGGCGCCTAC ATCTGCATCTTTGTTGGGGAGACGCTGCTGTTTTCTAATTGGGCCATCACGGCAGACATCCTCATG TACGTGGTCATCCCCACGCGAAGGGCCACGGCCGTCGCCCTGCAGAGCTTCACCTCTCACCTGCTGGGGGACGCGGGGAGCCCCTACCTCATCGGCTTT GGTGAACCAGCTGGTGATGCCGCCCGCCTCCATCAAAGTCTGAGGCC GTGCCTATGGGCCGGCGAGGAACCCTCACTGTCCTACTCGGGAGGCATCTCACGGCATCCCAGCCCTGCGGGGCAGTCTCAAAGCCACTTGTGCGACCCGAGGCCAGGCACCCACCCTCTCTGGTCTGGGCCTGGGCAGTGGCCGTGGCTGCACCAGGTCGTGGCCTCACCCAGCGTGGAAGGCTGTGTGTGGGGGAGCCACGCAGTCAGACAGACGCCCAGCCCTGGGGCCAGACTGCAGGGTGCATGGCACCTATGGCGAAAGCAGCCCCCAGTGGGTGTGTGGGGCACACCCAGCCTGTCGCCACGTGATGGGGCCCTGGGCAAGCCTCCAGCCTCCCCAGGCTGTGGGGCCGGACAGCTGGACTTTCCCACATGGCAGCTCTGA
- the SPNS2 gene encoding sphingosine-1-phosphate transporter SPNS2 isoform X2 → MMCLECASAAAGGAEEEEADAERRRRRRGAQRGAGGGGCCGARAVGAAGAAVADDEVQTLSGSVRRAPSGPPGAPGCAAAAKGPGAQQPKPASSGRGRGAAAAILSLGNVLNYLDRYTVAGVLLDIQQHFGVKDRGAGLLQSVFICSFMVAAPIFGYLGDRFNRKVILSCGIFFWSAVTFSSSFIPQQHFWLLVLSRGLVGIGEASYSTIAPTIIGDLFTKNTRTLMLSVFYFAIPLGSGLGYITGSSVKQAAGDWHWALRVSPIVGMITGTLILILVPATRRGPADQLGGQLKVRTSWLRDMKALIRNRSYVFSSLATSAVSFATGALGMWIPLYLHRAQVVQKSAETCSSPPCGARDSLIFGAITCFTGFLGVVTGAGATRWCRLRTQRADPLVCAVGMLGSAIFICLIFVAAKSSIMGAYICIFVGETLLFSNWAITADILMYVVIPTRRATAVALQSFTSHLLGDAGSPYLIGFVPARHVRPAGTRDAMRQISARARPPLIRHLDPRPSLPQGEPAGDAARLHQSLRPCLWAGEEPSLSYSGGISRHPSPAGQSQSHLCDPRPGTHPLWSGPGQWPWLHQVVASPSVEGCVWGSHAVRQTPSPGARLQGAWHLWRKQPPVGVWGTPSLSPRDGALGKPPASPGCGAGQLDFPTWQL, encoded by the exons ATGATGTGCCTGGAATGCgcctcggcggcggcgggcggcgcggaggaggaggaggcggacgCTGAGCGGCGGCGCCGGCGCCGGGGGGCGCAGCGAGGGGCTGGAGGCGGCGGCTGCTGCGGGGCGCGGGCGGTGGGCGCTGCTGGCGCGGCGGTGGCCGACGACGAGGTGCAGACGCTGTCGGGCAGCGTGAGGCGGGCCCCGTCTGGaccccccggcgcccccggctGCGCAGCCGCTGCCAAGGGCCCCGGCGCTCAACAGCCCAAACCCGCCAGCTCGGGCCGCGggcgcggggccgccgccgccatcCTCAGCTTGGGCAACGTGCTCAACTACCTGGACAGGTACACCGTGGCAG GCGTCCTTCTGGACATCCAGCAGCACTTTGGGGTCAAGGATCGAGGCGCTGGTTTGCTGCAGTCAG TGTTCATCTGCAGCTTTATGGTGGCTGCCCCCATCTTTGGCTACCTGGGTGACCGCTTCAACAGGAAGGTGATCCTCAGCTGCGGCATCTTCTTCTGGTCGGCTGtcaccttctccagctccttcatCCCCCAGCAG CACTTCTGGCTGCTGGTGCTGTCGCGGGGGCTGGTGGGCATCGGCGAGGCCAGCTACTCCACCATCGCGCCCACCATCATCGGCGACCTCTTCACCAAGAACACGCGCACGCTCATGCTTTCCGTGTTTTACTTTGCCATCCCGCTGGGCAG CGGCCTGGGCTACATCACAGGCTCCAGCGTCAAGCAGGCAGCCGGAGATTGGCACTGGGCCCTGCGG gtgtcccccatcgTGGGCATGATCACAGGAACGCTCATCCTCATCCTGGTCCCAGCCACGAGGAGGGGCCCTGCAGACCAGCTGGGGGGGCAGCTGAAGGTGCGCACCTCGTGGCTCCGTGACATGAAGGCCCTGATCCGCAA CCGCAGCTACGTCTTCTCCTCCTTGGCCACGTCGGCCGTGTCCTTCGCCACAGGGGCTCTGGGCATGTGGATCCCCCTGTACCTGCACCGCGCGCAGGTCGTGCAGAAGTCGGCGGAGACCTGCAGCAGCCCGCCGTGCGGGGCCAGGGACAG CCTCATCTTCGGAGCCATCACCTGCTTTACTGGCTTCCTGGGCGTGGTCACGGGGGCAGGAGCCACGCGCTGGTGCCGCCTGCGGACTCAGCGGGCTGACCCGCTGGTGTGCGCCGTGGGCATGCTGGGCTCTGCCATCTTCATCTGCCTCATTTTCGTGGCTGCCAAGAGTAGCATCATGGGCGCCTAC ATCTGCATCTTTGTTGGGGAGACGCTGCTGTTTTCTAATTGGGCCATCACGGCAGACATCCTCATG TACGTGGTCATCCCCACGCGAAGGGCCACGGCCGTCGCCCTGCAGAGCTTCACCTCTCACCTGCTGGGGGACGCGGGGAGCCCCTACCTCATCGGCTTT GTCCCTGCCCGGCACGTCCGGCCAGCCGGCACCCGAGATGCGATGCGCCAGATCAGTGCCCGGGCCCGGCCGCCGCTGATCCGCCACCTTGACCCCCGCCCGTCTCTCCCCCAGGGTGAACCAGCTGGTGATGCCGCCCGCCTCCATCAAAGTCTGAGGCC GTGCCTATGGGCCGGCGAGGAACCCTCACTGTCCTACTCGGGAGGCATCTCACGGCATCCCAGCCCTGCGGGGCAGTCTCAAAGCCACTTGTGCGACCCGAGGCCAGGCACCCACCCTCTCTGGTCTGGGCCTGGGCAGTGGCCGTGGCTGCACCAGGTCGTGGCCTCACCCAGCGTGGAAGGCTGTGTGTGGGGGAGCCACGCAGTCAGACAGACGCCCAGCCCTGGGGCCAGACTGCAGGGTGCATGGCACCTATGGCGAAAGCAGCCCCCAGTGGGTGTGTGGGGCACACCCAGCCTGTCGCCACGTGATGGGGCCCTGGGCAAGCCTCCAGCCTCCCCAGGCTGTGGGGCCGGACAGCTGGACTTTCCCACATGGCAGCTCTGA